Proteins co-encoded in one Gallus gallus isolate bGalGal1 chromosome 27, bGalGal1.mat.broiler.GRCg7b, whole genome shotgun sequence genomic window:
- the PSMD3 gene encoding 26S proteasome non-ATPase regulatory subunit 3 (The RefSeq protein has 2 substitutions compared to this genomic sequence): MKQDGAARRRGEKAKAPPDGPPPAPPDVEMQEETAAVPAGEAGGERQPQRELDAITLEDIKEHVKQLEKAVAGKEPRYVLRALRALPSTSRRLNANVLHKAVNGFFTSNGAVRDFLLGFLEEPMDTEAELQFRPRMGKAASAPLLPEVEAYLQLLLVIYLMNSKRYPEAQKVSDDLMQKISSQNRRALDLVVAKCYYYHSRIYEFLNKLDVVRSFLHARLRTATLRHDADGQATLLNLLLRNYLHYNLYDQAEKLVSKSVFPEQANNNEWARYLYYTGRIKAIQLEYSEARRTMTNALRKAPQHTAVGFKQTVHKLLIVVELLLGEIPDRLQFRQPSLKRSLMPYFLLTQAVRTGNLAKFNQVLDRFGDKFQADGTYTLIIRLRHNVIKTGVRMISLSYSRISLADIAQKLQLDSPEDAEFIVAKAIRDGVIESSINHEKGYVQSKEMIDIYSTREPQLAFHQRISFCLDIHNMSVKAMRFPPKSYNKDLESAEERREREQQDLEFAKEMAEDDDDGFP; the protein is encoded by the exons ATGAAGCAGGACGGGGCGGCCCGGCGGCGCGGGGAAAAGGCCAAGGCGCCTCCCGAcggcccgccgcccgcccctccCGACGTGGAGATGCAGGAGGAGACGGCGGCGGTGCCGGCGGGGGaggcgggcggggagcggcaGCCCCAGCGGGAGTTGGATGCCATCACTCTGGAGG ACATCAAAGAGCACGTGAAGCAGCTGGAGAAGGCCGTGGCGGGGAAGGAGCCGCGTTACGTCCTGAGGGCGCTGCGGGCGCTGCCCTCCACCTCCCGCCGCCTCAACGCCAACGTGCTCCATAAGGCCGTCAACGGCTTCTTCACCTCCAACGGCGCCGTGCGGGATTTCCTCCTCGGCTTCCTGGAGGAG cccatggacacagaggctgagctgcagtTTCGCCCGCGGATGGGGAAGGCggcctcagcccctctgctgccagaaGTGGAGGCTtacctgcagctgctcctcgtTATCTACCTGATGAACAGCAAGCGGTACCCGGAG GCTCAGAAAGTGTCTGATGACCTGATGCAAAAGATCAGCTCCCAGAACCGCCGGGCCCTTGACCTGGTGGTGGCCAAGTGTTATTACTACCACTCCCGCATCTATGAATTCCTGAATAAACTCGATGTGGTCAGGAG cttCCTGCACGCCCGGCTGCGGACAGCCACGCTGCGCCACGATGCAGACGGGCAGGCCACGCTGCTCAACCTGCTGCTGAGGAATTATCTCCACTACAACCTCTACGACCAAGCAGAGAAACTCGTCTCCAAGTCGGTGTTTCCCGAGCAGGCCAACAACAACGAGTGGGCCCGGTACCTCTATTACACAG GGCGCATCAAGGCCATTCAGCTGGAGTACTCAGAGGCGAGGAGGACCATGACGAACGCGCTGCGGAAGGCACCGCAGCACACAGCTGTTGGCTTCAAGCAGACG GTGCACAAGCTGCTCATCgtggtggagctgctgctcGGGGAGATCCCGGATAGGCTGCAGTTCAGACAGCCGTCCCTGAAGCGCTCTCTCATGCCATACTTCCTGCTGACTCAGG CCGTCAGGACTGGGAACCTGGCCAAGTTCAACCAAGTCCTCGATCAGTTTGGGGATAAGTTCCAGGCCGACGGCACCTACACGCTGATCATTCGTTTGAGGCACAACGTCATCAAGACGG gtGTCCGCATGATCAGCCTCTCCTACTCCCGCATCTCCCTGGCTGACATTGcccagaagctgcagctggacAGCCCCGAGGATGCGGAGTTCATTGTTGCCAAG GCCATCCGGGATGGTGTGATTGAGGCCAGCATTAACCACGAGAAGGGCTACGTGCAGTCAAAAGAGATGATTGACATCTACTCGACCCGGGAGCCCCAGCTGGCGTTCCACCAGCGCATCTCCTTCTGCCTCGACATCCACAACATGTCAGTcaag GCCATGAGGTTCCCACCCAAATCTTACAACAAGGACTTGGAATCTGCAGAG GAGCGCCGGGAGCGCGAGCAGCAGGACCTGGAGTTTGCAAAGGAGATGGCAGAGGACGATGACGACGGTTTCCCGTGA
- the CSF3 gene encoding myelomonocytic growth factor precursor — MCCLTPVLALALVLGAPWQALHGAPLAELSGDHDFQLFLHKNLEFTRKIRGDVAALQRAVCDTFQLCTEEELQLVQPDPHLVQAPLDQCHKRGFQAEVCFTQIRAGLHAYHDSLGAVLRLLPNHTTLVETLQLDAANLSSNIQQQMEDLGLDTVTLPAEQRSPPPTFSGPFQQQVGGFFILANFQRFLETAYRALRHLTRL, encoded by the exons ATGTGCTGCCTCACCC ctgtgctggcgCTGGCGCTGGTGCTGGGCGCTCCGTGGCAGGCGCTGCATGGGGCTCCGCTGGCCGAGCTCTCGGGGGACCACgacttccagctcttcctgcaCAAGAACCTGGAGTTCACCCGCAAGATCAGGGGGGACGTGGCCGCCCTGCAGCGCGCCGTG TGCGACACCTTCCAGCTGTGCacagaggaagagctgcagctggtgcAGCCGGACCCCCACCTCGTGCAGGCGCCGCTGGATCAGTGCCACAAGCGCGGCTTCCAGGCG GAGGTGTGCTTCACTCAGATCCGCGCCGGGCTGCACGCGTACCACGACTCGCTGGGCGCCGTCCTGCGGCTGCTGCCCAATCACACGACGTTGGTGGAGACGCTGCAGTTGGACGCCGCCAACCTCTCCTCCAACATCCAGCAGCAG ATGGAGGACCTGGGCCTGGACACGGTGACGCTCCCGGCCGAGCAGCGCAGCCCCCCGCCCACCTTCTCCGgccccttccagcagcaggtgGGGGGATTCTTCATCCTGGCCAACTTCCAGCGCTTCCTGGAGACGGCGTACCGCGCGCTGCGGCACCTCACCCGCCTCTga
- the MED24 gene encoding mediator of RNA polymerase II transcription subunit 24 isoform 2 (isoform 2 is encoded by transcript variant 2) — protein sequence MKVVNLKQAILQAWKERWSDYQWAINMKRFFPRGATWDILNLAEALLEQAMIGPSPNPLILSYLKYAISSQMVSYSTVLTAISKFDDFSRDLCVQSLLEIMDMFCDRLSCHGRAEECIGLCRALMSALNWLLRCAAFYAEKVKEMLEQVAAEGQMKMCLERLEKMLSSTKNRALIHIAQLEETSSWNAVEQSLLKLEESLNGLSNSTLRSQADDCISLIKSIPTMLSVRSEQLNKTGFPTVHAVVLLEGTMNLTGEIQPLVEQLMMVKRMQRIPSPLFMLEIWKACFVGLIESPEGTEELKWTAFTFLKIPQVLVELKNYPHGDKDFTEDVNCAFEFLLKLTPLLDKADQRCNKADREDAPQLQSAENANIQPNPRLILRAEPTVTNILKTMDADHSKSPEGLLGVLGHMLSGKSLDLLLAAAAATGKLKSFAWKFIKLNEFTKHISTENSKSAPVRALLFDISFLMLCHVAQTYGSEVILSESRPADEVPFFETWMLTCMPEEGKILNPDHPCFRPDSTKVESLVALLNNSSEMKLVQINWHEVCLSISAAILEILNAWENSVLTFESIQKITDNIKGKVCSMAVCAVAWLVAHVRMLGLDEREKSLQMIRQLATPLYGDNTLQFYNERVVIMSSILEHMCADVLQQTATQIKFPSTGMDTIPYWNLLPPKKPIKEVLTSVFTKVLEKGWVDSRSIHIFDTLLHMGGVYWFCNNLVKELLKETRKEHTLRAVELLYAIFCLDMQQLTLTLLGHILPNLLTDSSKWHTLMDPPGKALAKLSVWCALSSYSSHNKGQASARQKKRHREDIEDYISLFPLDDTRPSKLMRLLSSNEEDANILSSPNRSMSSSLSASQLHAVSMRDPLNRVLANLFLLISSILGSKTAGTHTQFVQWFMEECVDCLEQGSHGSILQFMPFTMVSELVKVSTMSSPKIVLAITDLGLPLGRRVAAKAIAAL from the exons ATGAAGGTGGTGAACCTGAAGCAGGCCATCCTGCAGGCCTGGAAGGAGCGCTGGAGCGACTACCAATGGGCCATCAACATGAAGCGCTTCTTCCCCCGCGGAGCCACCTGGGACATCCTCAACCTGGCAG AGGCTCTGCTCGAGCAGGCGATGATCGGGCCGTCGCCGAACCCACTCATCTTGTCCTACCTGAAATACGCTATCAGCTCCCAG ATGGTGTCTTATTCCACAGTGCTGACGGCCATCAGCAAG TTTGATGACTTCTCCCGGGACCTGTGTGTGCAGTCGCTGCTGGAGATCATGGATATGTTCTGCGACCGCCTCAG CTGCCACGGCAGAGCAGAGGAGTGCATCGGTTTGTGCCGGGCGCTGATGAGTGCCCTGAACTGGCTCCTGCGCTGCGCGGCCTTCTATGCTGAGAAGGTGAAggagatgctggagcaggtggCAGCGGAGGGCCAGATGAAGATGTGCCTGGAGCGGCTGGAGAAGATGCTTAGCAGCACCAAGAACCGTGCCCTGATCCACATTGCCCAGCTGGAGGAGACGT cctccTGGAATGCCGTGGAGCAATCCCTCCTTAAGCTAGAGGAAAGTCTGAATGGCCTCAGCAACTCCACGCTGCGAAGCCAGGCTGATGACTGCATCTCCCTCATCAAGAG CATCCCCACCATGCTATCAGTTCGCTCTGAGCAGCTGAACAAGACTGGCTTCCCCACCGTGcatgctgtggtgctgctggaggggacCATGAACCTCACAGGAGAGATCCAGCCTCTGGTGGAGCAGCTGATGATGGTGAAGAGGATGCAG CGCATCCCTTCCCCGCTCTTCATGCTGGAGATCTGGAAGGCGTGTTTCGTGGGCCTCATCGAGTCCCCAGAGGGCACAGAGGAGCTGAAgtggacagcctttaccttcCTGAAG ATCCCTCAGGTCCTGGTTGAACTGAAGAACTATCCCCACGGGGACAAG GATTTCACAGAGGATGTGAACTGTGCCTTCGAGTTCCTGCTGAAGCTGACCCCTCTGCTTGACAAAGCAGATCAGCGATGCAA CAAAGCAGACAGGGAAGATGCTCCACAGTTGCAATCAGCAGAGAATGCCAACATCCAGCCAAACCCCAGGCTCATCCTGAGGGCCGAGCCGACTGTCACCAACATCCTGAAG acTATGGATGCAGATCACTCCAAATCCCCCGAGGGTCTGCTGGGGGTCCTGGGTCACATGCTGTCTGGGAAGAGCCTggacctgctgctggcagcagcagcagcaacggGCAAGCTGAAATCCTTTGCTTGGAAGTTCATCAA GCTGAATGAATTCACGAAGCACATCAGTACAGAAAACT CCAAATCTGCCCCGGTTCGGGCCCTTCTCTTTGACATCTCGTTCCTCATGCTGTGCCATGTGGCCCAGACCTACGGCTCGGAG GTGATCCTGTCAGAGTCGAGGCCGGCAGATGAGGTGCCCTTCTTTGAGACCTGGATGCTGACCTGCATGCCCGAGGAGGGCAAGATCCTCAACCCTGACCATCCCTGCTTCCGCCCTGACTCTACCAAAGTGGAATCCCTCGTCGCCCTCCTCAACAACTCCTCTGAGATGAAGCTGGT GCAGATTAATTGGCATGAGGTGTGTCTGAGCATCTCGGCTGCCATCCTAGAGATCCTCAATGCCTGGGAGAACAGCGTGCTCACCTTCGAGTCCATCCAG AAAATCACAGACAACATCAAGGGCAAGGTGTGCAGCatggcagtgtgtgctgtggCCTGGCTGGTGGCCCACGTCCGCATGCTGGGCTTAGATGAGCGTGAGAAGTCCCTGCAGATGATCCGGCAGTTGGCCACCCCGCTGTACGGCGACAACACGCTGCAGTTCTACAACGAGCG TGTGGTGATCATGAGCTCCATCCTGGAGCACATGTGTGCCGACGTCCTGCAGCAGACGGCCACACAGATCAAGTTCCCCTCCACGGGCATGGACACCATCCCCTACTGGAACCTGCTCCCCCCCAAGAAGCCCATCAAGGAGGTGCTGACGAGTGTGTTCACCAAGGTGCTGGAGAAGGGCTGGGTCGACAGCCGCTCCATCCACATCTTTGACACCCTGCTGCACATGGGAGGCGTCTACTGGTTCTGCAACAACCTGGTCAAG gagctgctgaaggagaCAAGGAAGGAGCACACGCTGCGAGCTGTGGAGCTGCTCTATGCCATCTTCTGCCTGGACATGCAGCAGCTGACACTGACCCTGCTGGGTCACATCCTACCCAACCTGCTCACCGATTCCTCCAAGTGGCACACCCTTATGGACCCCCCAGGGAAGGCTCTGGCCAA GCTCTCTGTCTGGTGTGCCCTGAGCTCCTACTCCTCCCACAACAAGGGCCAGGCGTCCGCCAGGCAGAAGAAGAGGCACCGAGAGGACATTGAG GACTATATCAGCCTGTTCCCATTGGACGACACGCGGCCCTCCAAGCTCATGCGCCTGCTCAGTTCCAATGAGGAAGACGCCAACATCCTCTCCAGCCCCA ATCGCTCAATGAGCAGCTCCCTGTCTGCCTCCCAGCTGCACGCCGTCAGCATGAGGGACCCCCTGAACAGAGTGCTGG CAAACCTCTTCCTGCTcatctcctccatcctgggctcCAAGACAGCCGGCACTCACACGCAGTTTGTGCAGTGGTTCATGGAGGAGTGCGTGGACTGCCTGGAGCAGGGCAGCCACGGCAGCATCCTGCAGTTCATGCCTTTCACCATG GTTTCAGAGCTGGTCAAAGTGTCCACCATGTCCAGTCCCAAAATCGTCCTGGCCATCACGGATCTGGGTCTGCCCCTGGGCCGCCGCGTCGCTGCCAAAGCCATTGCTGCGCTGTGA
- the MED24 gene encoding mediator of RNA polymerase II transcription subunit 24 isoform 1 (isoform 1 is encoded by transcript variant 1) encodes MKVVNLKQAILQAWKERWSDYQWAINMKRFFPRGATWDILNLAEALLEQAMIGPSPNPLILSYLKYAISSQMVSYSTVLTAISKFDDFSRDLCVQSLLEIMDMFCDRLSCHGRAEECIGLCRALMSALNWLLRCAAFYAEKVKEMLEQVAAEGQMKMCLERLEKMLSSTKNRALIHIAQLEETSSWNAVEQSLLKLEESLNGLSNSTLRSQADDCISLIKSIPTMLSVRSEQLNKTGFPTVHAVVLLEGTMNLTGEIQPLVEQLMMVKRMQRIPSPLFMLEIWKACFVGLIESPEGTEELKWTAFTFLKIPQVLVELKNYPHGDKDFTEDVNCAFEFLLKLTPLLDKADQRCNCNCMSLLLQECSKQGLLSEANMTNLTDKRKADREDAPQLQSAENANIQPNPRLILRAEPTVTNILKTMDADHSKSPEGLLGVLGHMLSGKSLDLLLAAAAATGKLKSFAWKFIKLNEFTKHISTENSKSAPVRALLFDISFLMLCHVAQTYGSEVILSESRPADEVPFFETWMLTCMPEEGKILNPDHPCFRPDSTKVESLVALLNNSSEMKLVQINWHEVCLSISAAILEILNAWENSVLTFESIQKITDNIKGKVCSMAVCAVAWLVAHVRMLGLDEREKSLQMIRQLATPLYGDNTLQFYNERVVIMSSILEHMCADVLQQTATQIKFPSTGMDTIPYWNLLPPKKPIKEVLTSVFTKVLEKGWVDSRSIHIFDTLLHMGGVYWFCNNLVKELLKETRKEHTLRAVELLYAIFCLDMQQLTLTLLGHILPNLLTDSSKWHTLMDPPGKALAKLSVWCALSSYSSHNKGQASARQKKRHREDIEDYISLFPLDDTRPSKLMRLLSSNEEDANILSSPNRSMSSSLSASQLHAVSMRDPLNRVLANLFLLISSILGSKTAGTHTQFVQWFMEECVDCLEQGSHGSILQFMPFTMVSELVKVSTMSSPKIVLAITDLGLPLGRRVAAKAIAAL; translated from the exons ATGAAGGTGGTGAACCTGAAGCAGGCCATCCTGCAGGCCTGGAAGGAGCGCTGGAGCGACTACCAATGGGCCATCAACATGAAGCGCTTCTTCCCCCGCGGAGCCACCTGGGACATCCTCAACCTGGCAG AGGCTCTGCTCGAGCAGGCGATGATCGGGCCGTCGCCGAACCCACTCATCTTGTCCTACCTGAAATACGCTATCAGCTCCCAG ATGGTGTCTTATTCCACAGTGCTGACGGCCATCAGCAAG TTTGATGACTTCTCCCGGGACCTGTGTGTGCAGTCGCTGCTGGAGATCATGGATATGTTCTGCGACCGCCTCAG CTGCCACGGCAGAGCAGAGGAGTGCATCGGTTTGTGCCGGGCGCTGATGAGTGCCCTGAACTGGCTCCTGCGCTGCGCGGCCTTCTATGCTGAGAAGGTGAAggagatgctggagcaggtggCAGCGGAGGGCCAGATGAAGATGTGCCTGGAGCGGCTGGAGAAGATGCTTAGCAGCACCAAGAACCGTGCCCTGATCCACATTGCCCAGCTGGAGGAGACGT cctccTGGAATGCCGTGGAGCAATCCCTCCTTAAGCTAGAGGAAAGTCTGAATGGCCTCAGCAACTCCACGCTGCGAAGCCAGGCTGATGACTGCATCTCCCTCATCAAGAG CATCCCCACCATGCTATCAGTTCGCTCTGAGCAGCTGAACAAGACTGGCTTCCCCACCGTGcatgctgtggtgctgctggaggggacCATGAACCTCACAGGAGAGATCCAGCCTCTGGTGGAGCAGCTGATGATGGTGAAGAGGATGCAG CGCATCCCTTCCCCGCTCTTCATGCTGGAGATCTGGAAGGCGTGTTTCGTGGGCCTCATCGAGTCCCCAGAGGGCACAGAGGAGCTGAAgtggacagcctttaccttcCTGAAG ATCCCTCAGGTCCTGGTTGAACTGAAGAACTATCCCCACGGGGACAAG GATTTCACAGAGGATGTGAACTGTGCCTTCGAGTTCCTGCTGAAGCTGACCCCTCTGCTTGACAAAGCAGATCAGCGATGCAA CTGCAACTGCATGAGTCTGCTCCTGCAGGAGTGCAGCAAACAGGGGCTGCTCTCAGAAGCCAACATGACCAACCTGACTGATAAACG CAAAGCAGACAGGGAAGATGCTCCACAGTTGCAATCAGCAGAGAATGCCAACATCCAGCCAAACCCCAGGCTCATCCTGAGGGCCGAGCCGACTGTCACCAACATCCTGAAG acTATGGATGCAGATCACTCCAAATCCCCCGAGGGTCTGCTGGGGGTCCTGGGTCACATGCTGTCTGGGAAGAGCCTggacctgctgctggcagcagcagcagcaacggGCAAGCTGAAATCCTTTGCTTGGAAGTTCATCAA GCTGAATGAATTCACGAAGCACATCAGTACAGAAAACT CCAAATCTGCCCCGGTTCGGGCCCTTCTCTTTGACATCTCGTTCCTCATGCTGTGCCATGTGGCCCAGACCTACGGCTCGGAG GTGATCCTGTCAGAGTCGAGGCCGGCAGATGAGGTGCCCTTCTTTGAGACCTGGATGCTGACCTGCATGCCCGAGGAGGGCAAGATCCTCAACCCTGACCATCCCTGCTTCCGCCCTGACTCTACCAAAGTGGAATCCCTCGTCGCCCTCCTCAACAACTCCTCTGAGATGAAGCTGGT GCAGATTAATTGGCATGAGGTGTGTCTGAGCATCTCGGCTGCCATCCTAGAGATCCTCAATGCCTGGGAGAACAGCGTGCTCACCTTCGAGTCCATCCAG AAAATCACAGACAACATCAAGGGCAAGGTGTGCAGCatggcagtgtgtgctgtggCCTGGCTGGTGGCCCACGTCCGCATGCTGGGCTTAGATGAGCGTGAGAAGTCCCTGCAGATGATCCGGCAGTTGGCCACCCCGCTGTACGGCGACAACACGCTGCAGTTCTACAACGAGCG TGTGGTGATCATGAGCTCCATCCTGGAGCACATGTGTGCCGACGTCCTGCAGCAGACGGCCACACAGATCAAGTTCCCCTCCACGGGCATGGACACCATCCCCTACTGGAACCTGCTCCCCCCCAAGAAGCCCATCAAGGAGGTGCTGACGAGTGTGTTCACCAAGGTGCTGGAGAAGGGCTGGGTCGACAGCCGCTCCATCCACATCTTTGACACCCTGCTGCACATGGGAGGCGTCTACTGGTTCTGCAACAACCTGGTCAAG gagctgctgaaggagaCAAGGAAGGAGCACACGCTGCGAGCTGTGGAGCTGCTCTATGCCATCTTCTGCCTGGACATGCAGCAGCTGACACTGACCCTGCTGGGTCACATCCTACCCAACCTGCTCACCGATTCCTCCAAGTGGCACACCCTTATGGACCCCCCAGGGAAGGCTCTGGCCAA GCTCTCTGTCTGGTGTGCCCTGAGCTCCTACTCCTCCCACAACAAGGGCCAGGCGTCCGCCAGGCAGAAGAAGAGGCACCGAGAGGACATTGAG GACTATATCAGCCTGTTCCCATTGGACGACACGCGGCCCTCCAAGCTCATGCGCCTGCTCAGTTCCAATGAGGAAGACGCCAACATCCTCTCCAGCCCCA ATCGCTCAATGAGCAGCTCCCTGTCTGCCTCCCAGCTGCACGCCGTCAGCATGAGGGACCCCCTGAACAGAGTGCTGG CAAACCTCTTCCTGCTcatctcctccatcctgggctcCAAGACAGCCGGCACTCACACGCAGTTTGTGCAGTGGTTCATGGAGGAGTGCGTGGACTGCCTGGAGCAGGGCAGCCACGGCAGCATCCTGCAGTTCATGCCTTTCACCATG GTTTCAGAGCTGGTCAAAGTGTCCACCATGTCCAGTCCCAAAATCGTCCTGGCCATCACGGATCTGGGTCTGCCCCTGGGCCGCCGCGTCGCTGCCAAAGCCATTGCTGCGCTGTGA